In the genome of Helicobacter ibis, the window AAGTATTGAGTATGCCTATAAAAGATTCTGTATTTTTGAATGCTATAGAAGTATTGGATAACAATACATTGTTAATTAGCGATACTGGAACAGGCATAATACATATAGTTGATATCAAAAACGAAAAGTATGATACTTTTGCAAAACTAGATTCCAAATATGGTGGTCCAAATGGATTATTGCTAGATAGAGATAATAATAGATTGATTGTGGTTGGTTATGATCCAGCTGGAAAAACAAAAGGCAGTGTAGTAGCAATAGATTTAAGCAGTAAAGCACAGCTTCCAATTAGTGAGCCACTTGGTGCTTTGGATGGTGTTGTGTTTGCAAAAAATGGGGATCTCCTTGTGAGTGATTGGGGAGATAATATGCAAGGTGTTGTATATAGGATAGATAAGAGCGGTAAGATTGGGACATTGGAACTTGATTTTATGAAAGGTCCAGCTGATATGTTTAGTGATGGCACAAATCTATGGATACCAAAAATGGCAGAATCTAAGATTCTAAAAATAGATCTACCATAAGCAATATAACAAAGGATTCTAAAGATAGAATCCTTTTACAAAACAATGCTATTCTAGAACACTAGCCTCGATTAGCGGTGGTGCAAAAAACATTAACTCATTTAAGTCTGCTGGAAGTGTCTCATCAATAGTACAAGTCCTAATCCCAAAGCGATTTTCAATAGGGACATTCGGATTGTAGAAAGTTACGATACATTCATTTGCATCAAGCACTAAAGATCTAATTTGAATTGCTGCAGTATTTGTAGGCATAATAGAAAAAATGGTCTCTAATGTACCATCTTGCAAATCTAGTGAGCAAGACTTACCTCCAAAAAACCCATTATCCAAAATTGCTAAACAAATATCATCATTGCTAGGATTT includes:
- a CDS encoding NHL repeat-containing protein, producing the protein MNNYFRLLISSVALISSISILSLSAKDFEGFASPESVYGSGQNIFISNVGEKLAPLEKDGDGFISKLDSKGKVLDKKFISNLNAPKGMNSIGDALYIVDIDTIKGFDINSKKEVLSMPIKDSVFLNAIEVLDNNTLLISDTGTGIIHIVDIKNEKYDTFAKLDSKYGGPNGLLLDRDNNRLIVVGYDPAGKTKGSVVAIDLSSKAQLPISEPLGALDGVVFAKNGDLLVSDWGDNMQGVVYRIDKSGKIGTLELDFMKGPADMFSDGTNLWIPKMAESKILKIDLP
- a CDS encoding RICIN domain-containing protein encodes the protein MKKLKILFASFLVTLSFNPLLADDPGELSDFTQIFTIRSLETGISLSPFRETSQRLIDQNWKLREIEPNDTIKDRDRRLAKRVPFGYVQFVNPSNDDICLAILDNGFFGGKSCSLDLQDGTLETIFSIMPTNTAAIQIRSLVLDANECIVTFYNPNVPIENRFGIRTCTIDETLPADLNELMFFAPPLIEASVLE